Proteins encoded by one window of Chloroflexota bacterium:
- a CDS encoding helix-turn-helix domain-containing protein: MSSEWLSLSEMAEELGVHPSTIRNWADHGRIPVHRTPGGHRRFRRDEVMLWQQADQASTASEAQLVIKNALTRTRFQISEGALTNQSWYKKLDIDARQQYRQSGRSLLQALNAYLSSESGSSADAEARALGYEYAIRARRYNLNIMEATQAFLFFRSTLLDAMYGVYEAASVQSPLVWSNLFRRITAFTDSVMLTIMETFTAFDR; encoded by the coding sequence ATGTCATCTGAGTGGTTGAGTTTAAGTGAGATGGCCGAAGAATTAGGCGTGCATCCCAGTACGATCCGCAATTGGGCTGATCATGGGCGCATCCCTGTGCATCGCACCCCTGGCGGACACCGCCGCTTTCGCCGTGATGAAGTGATGCTTTGGCAGCAGGCCGATCAGGCAAGTACGGCATCAGAAGCCCAATTGGTGATTAAAAATGCGCTCACACGCACTCGTTTTCAGATCAGTGAGGGCGCGCTTACCAATCAATCCTGGTACAAAAAACTCGACATTGACGCTCGTCAGCAATACCGTCAGAGCGGGCGTTCGCTACTACAAGCCCTGAATGCGTATCTTTCCTCCGAGAGTGGCAGCAGCGCCGATGCCGAAGCCCGCGCTCTGGGCTATGAATACGCAATCCGCGCCCGCCGCTACAACCTCAATATTATGGAAGCTACGCAAGCCTTCTTGTTTTTTCGTTCAACATTACTGGATGCTATGTACGGTGTCTACGAAGCGGCCTCGGTGCAGTCTCCACTTGTGTGGAGCAATCTCTTTCGCCGCATTACGGCTTTTACCGACAGCGTGATGCTCACCATCATGGAGACTTTTACCGCCTTCGACCGCTAA
- the uvrA gene encoding excinuclease ABC subunit UvrA, protein MTLSVIRVVGARVHNLKNISLDIPRDKLVVITGLSGSGKSSLAFDTIFAEGQRRYVESLSSYARQFLGQMDKPDVDYIEGLSPAVSIDQRATSHNPRSTVGTVTEIYDYLRLLFARAGIPHCPQCGREVARQSAQEIVEAVEQLPEGSRLLILAPMVSGRKGTHQAVLDEIQKSGFVRVRVNGQVHSLDEDIQMDRYKIHHIEAVVDRVVIRHYEDDEEMQNFRSRLTDSVETALQFGDGHLIVQDTTPHPSPSGRGVGGEGRDLRYSEHLACAHCGISLPAIEPRTFSFNTPHGACPDCQGIGTRMNIDPDLLITDKSRSINHGAIHAGEWRGEREVGGYYWSTLVGAAEANGIDLDAPVSSLADEQLGIILYGTRGEEITVNYKRQRDGKVFTFQREYEGVIPNLERRFRETTSEAMRERIMEYMNDRPCSTCNGARLRPEALAVTLAEINILDVTEWPVRRALDWVLELKEQDTILNQRQKIIASRVLRELEDRLGFLVAVGLDYLTLSRKAATLSGGEAQRIRLATQIGSRLMGVLYVLDEPSIGLHPRDNARLLKTLEGMRDLGNTVLVVEHDSETIETADWVVDLGPGAGEHGGEVIFNGPSKDVLNHPTSLTGAYLSGRKQVPIPVERRPGNGEMIRVIGAQAHNLKNISVDVPLGKLVCITGVSGSGKSTLMVDVLYAALARHLHGARSQPAAHDSIEGLEHIDKVINIDQSPIGRTPRSNPGTYTGIFDHIRDLFAELPESKIRGYAKGRFSFNVHGGRCEACQGQGQIRIEMQFLPDVYVPCDICHGSRYNRETLQVRFKGHSIADVLAMTVDTAAEVFENHPNMLRRLKTLQDVGLGYIRIGQSSPTLSGGEAQRVKLSRELSKISTGRTLYVLDEPSVGLHAADVHKLIQVLQRLVEAGNTVLIIEHNADIIKIADHIIDLGPEGGDAGGEIIAEGTPEDICGNPASYTGQFLQKYVRSTHDRDCV, encoded by the coding sequence ATGACATTATCTGTAATCCGCGTTGTGGGCGCACGCGTTCACAATCTTAAAAATATCAGCTTGGATATTCCCCGCGACAAACTGGTTGTCATTACCGGTTTGTCGGGGTCTGGTAAATCATCACTGGCTTTTGATACCATCTTCGCCGAGGGGCAGCGCCGCTATGTCGAATCGCTTTCTTCGTATGCCAGACAATTCCTCGGGCAGATGGATAAACCCGATGTAGATTATATCGAAGGGCTATCCCCCGCGGTTTCAATTGACCAACGCGCCACTTCGCACAATCCGCGCTCCACAGTGGGGACCGTCACCGAGATTTACGATTATCTGCGATTGCTTTTCGCCCGCGCCGGTATCCCCCATTGTCCGCAGTGTGGACGGGAAGTCGCCCGCCAATCGGCGCAGGAAATCGTCGAGGCGGTGGAACAACTCCCGGAGGGGAGTCGGCTGCTCATCCTTGCCCCAATGGTAAGTGGACGCAAAGGGACGCATCAGGCCGTTTTAGATGAGATTCAAAAATCTGGCTTCGTGCGCGTGCGCGTGAATGGGCAGGTTCACAGCCTGGATGAAGACATCCAGATGGACCGCTACAAAATCCATCACATTGAAGCCGTGGTAGACCGCGTAGTAATTCGACACTATGAAGACGATGAAGAAATGCAGAATTTCCGCTCGCGGTTAACCGACTCGGTGGAGACAGCCCTGCAATTTGGAGATGGTCATTTAATTGTGCAGGATACAACCCCTCACCCCTCACCCAGTGGGAGAGGGGTGGGGGGTGAGGGGCGTGATTTACGCTACTCTGAACATTTGGCCTGCGCGCATTGCGGCATCAGCCTGCCCGCTATCGAGCCGCGCACCTTCTCGTTCAATACCCCCCACGGAGCATGTCCCGATTGTCAGGGCATTGGCACGCGCATGAATATTGACCCCGATTTGCTCATCACAGATAAATCGCGTTCGATAAATCACGGCGCGATCCATGCAGGTGAATGGCGCGGTGAGCGCGAAGTCGGCGGTTATTATTGGTCTACACTGGTAGGCGCGGCAGAAGCCAACGGGATTGATCTCGATGCGCCCGTCAGTTCACTCGCGGACGAGCAACTCGGCATTATACTTTACGGCACACGCGGTGAAGAGATAACCGTGAATTACAAACGCCAGCGCGACGGCAAGGTATTCACCTTCCAGCGCGAATACGAGGGCGTGATCCCCAACCTGGAGCGGCGTTTCCGCGAAACAACCTCCGAGGCAATGCGCGAGCGCATCATGGAATATATGAACGACCGCCCCTGCTCCACCTGCAACGGAGCGCGGCTTCGCCCGGAAGCGCTGGCCGTAACCCTGGCCGAGATCAATATTCTCGATGTCACCGAATGGCCGGTACGGCGTGCGCTGGATTGGGTGCTAGAACTCAAAGAGCAAGATACGATCCTGAACCAACGGCAAAAGATTATTGCCTCGCGCGTGCTGCGCGAACTCGAAGACCGGCTGGGATTTTTGGTCGCGGTGGGGCTGGACTACCTGACGCTCAGCCGCAAGGCTGCCACGCTTTCGGGCGGCGAGGCCCAGCGCATCCGCCTGGCAACACAGATTGGCTCGCGCCTGATGGGCGTGCTTTATGTACTCGATGAACCCTCCATCGGCCTGCACCCGCGTGATAATGCCCGCTTGCTGAAAACCCTGGAAGGCATGCGCGATCTGGGCAACACGGTGCTGGTTGTCGAGCACGATTCAGAAACAATTGAAACCGCCGACTGGGTTGTTGACCTCGGCCCCGGGGCAGGCGAACACGGCGGTGAAGTGATCTTTAACGGGCCATCTAAAGATGTACTCAATCATCCCACATCGCTTACCGGGGCCTATCTCTCCGGGCGTAAGCAAGTACCCATCCCTGTAGAACGCAGGCCGGGGAACGGCGAGATGATTCGGGTGATCGGAGCACAGGCGCATAACCTGAAGAATATCAGCGTAGATGTTCCACTTGGAAAATTAGTGTGCATCACGGGGGTTTCGGGGTCTGGAAAATCGACGCTGATGGTGGACGTACTCTACGCCGCGTTGGCGCGCCATTTGCACGGGGCGCGCTCCCAACCTGCAGCGCATGATTCTATCGAGGGGCTGGAACATATTGATAAGGTCATCAACATCGACCAATCCCCCATCGGGCGCACGCCGCGCTCCAACCCGGGGACGTACACTGGCATTTTCGATCATATTCGCGATCTATTTGCCGAACTACCTGAGAGTAAAATCCGCGGCTATGCCAAAGGACGTTTCTCATTTAATGTCCACGGCGGGCGCTGCGAGGCCTGTCAGGGTCAGGGTCAAATTCGCATTGAGATGCAATTTTTGCCCGATGTGTACGTGCCTTGCGATATTTGTCACGGTTCACGCTACAATCGCGAAACCTTGCAGGTGCGCTTCAAAGGACACTCCATCGCCGACGTGCTGGCAATGACGGTAGATACCGCCGCGGAAGTTTTTGAAAATCATCCCAATATGCTGCGACGGCTAAAAACGCTACAAGATGTCGGGTTGGGATATATTCGCATTGGGCAATCGTCGCCGACGTTATCGGGGGGCGAAGCACAACGAGTGAAGCTTTCGCGCGAGCTTTCCAAAATTTCCACCGGGCGCACGCTCTACGTACTGGATGAACCCTCCGTAGGGTTGCACGCAGCCGATGTGCACAAGCTCATTCAAGTGTTGCAGCGATTGGTAGAAGCCGGCAATACGGTGCTGATTATTGAGCACAATGCCGATATTATCAAAATCGCCGATCATATTATTGATTTAGGGCCGGAGGGCGGCGATGCCGGTGGCGAGATCATTGCCGAAGGAACGCCAGAAGATATTTGTGGCAATCCGGCTTCGTATACGGGGCAATTTTTACAAAAGTATGTGCGCTCGACGCACGACCGAGATTGTGTGTGA